The proteins below are encoded in one region of Homo sapiens chromosome 2, GRCh38.p14 Primary Assembly:
- the ALPP gene encoding alkaline phosphatase, placental type preproprotein, protein MLGPCMLLLLLLLGLRLQLSLGIIPVEEENPDFWNREAAEALGAAKKLQPAQTAAKNLIIFLGDGMGVSTVTAARILKGQKKDKLGPEIPLAMDRFPYVALSKTYNVDKHVPDSGATATAYLCGVKGNFQTIGLSAAARFNQCNTTRGNEVISVMNRAKKAGKSVGVVTTTRVQHASPAGTYAHTVNRNWYSDADVPASARQEGCQDIATQLISNMDIDVILGGGRKYMFRMGTPDPEYPDDYSQGGTRLDGKNLVQEWLAKRQGARYVWNRTELMQASLDPSVTHLMGLFEPGDMKYEIHRDSTLDPSLMEMTEAALRLLSRNPRGFFLFVEGGRIDHGHHESRAYRALTETIMFDDAIERAGQLTSEEDTLSLVTADHSHVFSFGGYPLRGSSIFGLAPGKARDRKAYTVLLYGNGPGYVLKDGARPDVTESESGSPEYRQQSAVPLDEETHAGEDVAVFARGPQAHLVHGVQEQTFIAHVMAFAACLEPYTACDLAPPAGTTDAAHPGRSVVPALLPLLAGTLLLLETATAP, encoded by the exons ATGCTGGGGCCCtgcatgctgctgctgctgctgctgctgggcctgAGGCTACAGCTCTCCCTGGGCATCATCCCAG TTGAGGAGGAGAACCCGGACTTCTGGAACCGCGAGGCAGCCGAGGCCCTGGGTGCCGCCAAGAAGCTGCAGCCTGCACAGACAGCCGCCAAGAACCTCATCATCTTCCTGGGCGATG GGATGGGGGTGTCTACGGTGACAGCTGCCAGGATCCTAAAAGGGCAGAAGAAGGACAAACTGGGGCCTGAGATACCCCTGGCCATGGACCGCTTCCCATATGTGGCTCTGTCCAAG ACATACAATGTAGACAAACATGTGCCAGACAGTGGAGCCACAGCCACGGCCTACCTGTGCGGGGTCAAGGGCAACTTCCAGACCATTGGCTTGAGTGCAGCCGCCCGCTTTAACCAGTGCAACACGACACGCGGCAACGAGGTCATCTCCGTGATGAATCGGGCCAAGAAAGCAG GGAAGTCAGTGGGAGTGGTAACCACCACACGAGTGCAGCACGCCTCGCCAGCCGGCACCTACGCCCACACGGTGAACCGCAACTGGTACTCGGACGCCGACGTGCCTGCCTCCGCCCGCCAGGAGGGGTGCCAGGACATCGCTACGCAGCTCATCTCCAACATGGACATTGAC GTGATCCTAGGTGGAGGCCGAAAGTACATGTTTCGCATGGGAACCCCAGACCCTGAGTACCCAGATGACTACAGCCAAGGTGGGACCAGGCTGGACGGGAAGAATCTGGTGCAGGAATGGCTGGCGAAGCGCCAG ggTGCCCGGTATGTGTGGAACCGCACTGAGCTCATGCAGGCTTCCCTGGACCCGTCTGTGACCCATCTCATGG GTCTCTTTGAGCCTGGAGACATGAAATACGAGATCCACCGAGACTCCACACTGGACCCCTCCCTGATGGAGATGACAGAGGCTGCCCTGCGCCTGCTGAGCAGGAACCCCCGCGGCTTCTTCCTCTTCGTGGAGG GTGGTCGCATCGACCATGGTCATCATGAAAGCAGGGCTTACCGGGCACTGACTGAGACGATCATGTTCGACGACGCCATTGAGAGGGCGGGCCAGCTCACCAGCGAGGAGGACACGCTGAGCCTCGTCACTGCCGACCACTCCCACGTCTTCTCCTTCGGAGGCTACCCCCTGCGAGGGAGCTCCATCTTCG GGCTGGCCCCTGGCAAGGCCCGGGACAGGAAGGCCTACACGGTCCTCCTATACGGAAACGGTCCAGGCTATGTGCTCAAGGACGGCGCCCGGCCGGATGTTACCGAGAGCGAGAGCG GGAGCCCCGAGTATCGGCAGCAGTCAGCAGTGCCCCTGGACGAAGAGACCCACGCAGGCGAGGACGTGGCGGTGTTCGCGCGCGGCCCGCAGGCGCACCTGGTTCACGGCGTGCAGGAGCAGACCTTCATAGCGCACGTCATGGCCTTCGCCGCCTGCCTGGAGCCCTACACCGCCTGCGACCTGGCGCCCCCCGCCGGCACCACCGACGCCGCGCACCCGGGGCGGTCCGTGGTCCCCGCGTTGCTTCCTCTGCTGGCCGGGACCCTGCTGCTGCTGGAGACGGCCACTGCTCCCTGA